In the Piscinibacter sp. XHJ-5 genome, one interval contains:
- a CDS encoding enoyl-CoA hydratase-related protein, protein MTELLVQIRRHEDVAVVTLARPAKLNALTPAMLDELESAARSIDSDPAVRIVVLTSATDKAFCVGADINEWAALQPLDMWRRWVRRGHQVFDQWAQLRQPVVAAINGHAFGGGLELAITADIRLAADHAQFALPEASISTCPGWSGSQRLARMLGTSRTKYLALSGSRMNAAAALHTGLVHEVVPVVELAPRAMALAQELAARAPVALQLTKQLVNAAGGEATDAALESMAGALAAFTQDAAEGIQSFREKRPPRYRGS, encoded by the coding sequence GTGACTGAGTTGCTCGTTCAGATTCGTCGCCACGAAGACGTCGCGGTCGTCACGCTGGCGCGGCCTGCCAAGCTCAACGCGCTGACGCCGGCCATGCTCGACGAGCTCGAGTCGGCCGCTCGCTCGATCGACTCCGATCCGGCCGTCCGCATCGTCGTGCTCACCAGCGCCACCGACAAGGCGTTTTGCGTCGGGGCCGACATCAACGAATGGGCCGCGCTACAGCCGCTCGACATGTGGCGCCGTTGGGTCCGCCGCGGCCATCAGGTGTTCGACCAATGGGCCCAGTTGCGCCAGCCCGTCGTCGCCGCCATCAACGGCCATGCCTTCGGTGGCGGTCTCGAGCTCGCGATCACCGCCGACATCCGTCTCGCGGCCGATCACGCGCAATTTGCGCTGCCCGAAGCATCCATTTCGACATGCCCCGGCTGGTCCGGATCGCAGCGTCTTGCCCGCATGCTGGGCACCAGCCGCACCAAGTACCTCGCATTGAGCGGCAGCCGGATGAACGCCGCTGCAGCCCTGCACACGGGTCTGGTGCACGAAGTCGTCCCCGTGGTCGAACTCGCCCCCCGCGCCATGGCCCTGGCGCAGGAGCTCGCCGCTCGGGCGCCGGTCGCACTGCAGCTGACGAAGCAGCTCGTGAACGCGGCCGGCGGTGAAGCGACCGACGCGGCGCTGGAGTCCATGGCCGGCGCGCTGGCCGCCTTCACCCAGGATGCCGCCGAGGGCATCCAAAGCTTCCGCGAAAAGCGCCCGCCGCGCTACCGCGGCTCCTGA